A single Vulcanisaeta distributa DSM 14429 DNA region contains:
- a CDS encoding adenosylcobinamide amidohydrolase, whose product MINNVKYVGGNIVITLSQEAIALASTVDGGLRNGIKYIVHHQVPRDFNNDPIKEVMRVHRELSIRSDEAITFLTATELPRNHITHREVINDVEIAVSITTGLTNPYRIEGGNIEAWGLHESTINMAIIISKPLTVQAMIDAIMLSAQVKALTLAELTNGEIHGTTSDAVAIITPINGNKEPYAGPATSIGKAVVHAVHEALIRAYKTYTAHENQ is encoded by the coding sequence GTGATTAACAACGTGAAATACGTAGGTGGAAACATAGTGATCACGCTAAGCCAGGAAGCAATAGCCTTAGCAAGCACCGTAGACGGAGGGCTAAGGAACGGCATTAAATACATAGTACATCACCAAGTCCCCAGGGACTTCAATAACGACCCAATCAAGGAGGTAATGAGGGTACACAGGGAATTATCAATAAGAAGTGACGAAGCAATAACCTTCCTAACAGCCACAGAACTACCAAGAAACCACATAACACATAGGGAGGTAATCAATGACGTGGAGATTGCGGTGTCAATAACTACGGGACTGACAAATCCATATAGGATAGAAGGGGGCAACATAGAGGCGTGGGGGCTCCATGAATCAACAATAAACATGGCGATAATCATAAGTAAGCCATTGACAGTACAGGCAATGATAGACGCCATAATGCTGAGTGCGCAGGTGAAGGCGTTAACACTCGCCGAACTAACCAATGGCGAGATACACGGAACAACCTCAGACGCGGTGGCGATAATAACGCCGATTAACGGCAATAAAGAACCATATGCAGGACCAGCAACGAGCATAGGCAAGGCCGTAGTCCACGCCGTGCACGAGGCATTAATAAGGGCATACAAAACCTACACAGCACATGAAAATCAGTAA
- a CDS encoding ornithine cyclodeaminase family protein has product MLLIREFEVNELVSFDDAIKAVEDGFKLLGSGNAVNLPRRRAIVSGAVLHVLQGVVLGDYRVAGLKTYLSTRHGTRFVVVLFSLDSGELLAIIEADRLGQLRTGAASAVATRYMARKDSSVLGIVGAGTQARAQFEALSRVLNLKLVKVFSRTREHAEEFARFIRSRGFDAVVAGDYEDVCRGVDVLVTATNSRDPFIRGSYVVPGMHINAIGSNWANRAELAPDVVLKADVIAVDDVSQAREEAGDLIMAGDAAWSRVVPLADIVVGRVRGRQGDDSVTIFKSLGIAVEDLVLAKLIYDRAVRERRGVEFEFRGVFR; this is encoded by the coding sequence GTGTTGTTGATTAGGGAGTTTGAGGTTAATGAGTTAGTTTCGTTTGATGATGCCATTAAGGCCGTTGAGGATGGGTTTAAGCTACTGGGTAGTGGTAATGCCGTCAACCTGCCTAGGCGTAGGGCGATCGTTAGTGGTGCCGTGCTTCATGTGCTTCAGGGCGTCGTACTCGGTGATTACAGGGTTGCTGGGCTTAAGACGTACCTGAGTACGAGGCATGGCACCAGGTTCGTGGTCGTCCTATTCAGTCTAGACAGCGGTGAGTTGCTGGCTATTATCGAGGCTGATAGGCTTGGGCAGCTCAGGACTGGGGCTGCCAGTGCTGTGGCCACTAGGTACATGGCCAGGAAGGACTCGTCAGTGCTCGGCATAGTTGGTGCGGGTACGCAGGCCAGGGCTCAGTTCGAGGCGTTGAGTAGGGTTTTGAACCTTAAGCTGGTTAAGGTCTTCAGTAGGACGCGTGAGCATGCTGAGGAGTTTGCCAGGTTTATTAGGTCTAGGGGTTTTGATGCTGTGGTTGCTGGTGATTATGAGGATGTCTGCAGGGGTGTCGATGTCTTGGTCACGGCTACCAACTCCAGGGACCCCTTTATACGCGGTTCCTACGTGGTGCCTGGGATGCACATTAATGCCATTGGTAGTAATTGGGCTAATAGGGCTGAGTTGGCGCCGGACGTGGTACTTAAGGCGGACGTTATAGCCGTTGATGACGTGAGCCAGGCCAGGGAGGAGGCTGGGGACTTAATAATGGCTGGCGATGCCGCCTGGTCCCGGGTAGTTCCCCTGGCCGATATTGTTGTTGGTAGGGTTAGGGGTAGGCAGGGTGATGACTCGGTAACCATCTTCAAGTCCCTGGGAATTGCCGTGGAGGACCTCGTGCTCGCTAAGTTGATTTATGATAGAGCCGTCAGGGAGAGGAGGGGTGTTGAGTTTGAGTTTAGAGGTGTTTTTAGGTAA
- a CDS encoding nucleotidyltransferase family protein, with product MRIGAVVLAAGEGRRFGGNKLLVRVGGEPVIVRVLRALSGLDRVVVVGAYASELMPYLTNEVVIYNPYYRDGMSTSIRLGLRFFQDYDAALIVLADMPLITNETVSRIINAYRNGCSAVVPVHNGVRGNPVLIHRTLFPELMRLSGDVGAREILRNRSDVCTVECGPEVLIDIDTVNDLAKVLNIANTNRQQ from the coding sequence ATGAGAATAGGTGCAGTAGTACTGGCTGCAGGTGAGGGTAGGAGGTTTGGCGGTAATAAGTTGCTGGTTAGGGTTGGTGGTGAACCGGTTATAGTGAGGGTTTTAAGGGCACTGAGTGGGCTTGATAGGGTGGTCGTTGTTGGGGCCTACGCCAGCGAGCTAATGCCCTACCTGACTAATGAGGTCGTTATTTACAACCCGTACTATAGGGATGGAATGAGCACATCTATAAGGCTTGGGCTTCGATTCTTTCAAGACTACGATGCAGCGCTCATAGTACTGGCCGACATGCCACTCATAACCAATGAAACAGTGTCGAGAATAATAAATGCCTACCGCAATGGCTGCAGCGCCGTTGTGCCGGTGCATAACGGCGTGAGGGGAAATCCCGTGTTAATTCATAGGACATTATTCCCAGAGTTAATGAGGTTGAGTGGGGACGTCGGCGCAAGGGAGATATTAAGGAATAGGAGTGACGTATGTACCGTGGAGTGCGGTCCCGAGGTCCTAATCGATATAGACACGGTGAACGACTTAGCCAAGGTCCTTAACATCGCTAATACCAATCGCCAACAATAG
- a CDS encoding DedA family protein, which yields MLEYVFKGLYGYASVFVLMVLEGMSLPIPSEVVMPLVGYYASLGLINPVLGALVGTLGSLVGSLIDYYIAYYLGLPFLLRYGRLFGLNRRRLDSLSRWFNKYGMAAVFGFRFLPGFRALISFPAGLAGMRIMGFIIVTFLGHLIWDTILVYIGYAFATQWSLIIGLIDKYLYVVAVVAVIVIVAYIILRLRMEPKHGNS from the coding sequence ATGCTTGAGTACGTGTTTAAGGGATTATATGGTTACGCTTCAGTATTTGTATTAATGGTTCTTGAGGGTATGTCGCTGCCCATACCCAGTGAGGTTGTTATGCCCCTGGTTGGTTACTACGCATCGCTGGGTCTCATAAACCCTGTGCTTGGCGCGTTGGTTGGCACGCTTGGTAGCCTGGTTGGTTCATTAATTGATTATTACATAGCCTATTACCTGGGCTTACCATTCCTCCTCAGGTATGGTAGGTTATTTGGTCTCAACAGGAGGAGGCTTGACTCATTGAGTAGGTGGTTTAATAAGTATGGTATGGCGGCTGTATTTGGCTTCAGGTTTCTGCCTGGCTTTAGGGCGCTCATATCATTCCCAGCGGGCCTGGCTGGTATGAGAATAATGGGCTTCATCATCGTTACATTCCTCGGGCATTTAATCTGGGACACAATCCTCGTGTATATTGGTTATGCATTTGCGACTCAATGGTCGTTAATTATAGGATTAATTGATAAGTACTTATACGTTGTTGCTGTTGTGGCGGTAATCGTGATAGTAGCGTATATAATACTAAGACTTCGTATGGAGCCTAAGCATGGTAATTCCTGA
- a CDS encoding AAA family ATPase, whose amino-acid sequence MLFSLEPKVNRKDLYDRDRELNELREGVHRGNKLIAIYGIRRIGKTSLVKAFLSDLSYPYVLVDVRQVYFIEGNVNASNLVKYIINGFKGFMGMGERLWESFRDALRGIGWVRVGAGGVEVKLSRKSRVNLIELLNVIDGWCERNSTRFILVFDEAQYMRFSNVKYDGVLAWAYDNLGNITFIVTGSEVGVLRDFLRIDDPQAPLYGRYIKEIYVDRFSKDAGLDFLRRGFAELGIEVSEGELEEVYERLDGIVGWLTLYGYLRGVEGLSHREALDRVFSDGVKLVLSELDEVIRPSRARYLAILNAVAHGLNTWSEIRRYVEVKTGEISDTVFNRLMRNLVKYGYLSRVGDNYVIPDPVVAKAVVEAGIG is encoded by the coding sequence ATGCTATTTAGCCTTGAGCCTAAGGTAAATAGAAAGGACCTTTATGATAGGGATAGAGAACTCAATGAATTAAGGGAGGGTGTGCACAGGGGTAATAAGCTCATTGCGATTTATGGTATTAGGAGGATTGGTAAGACTAGCTTGGTCAAGGCCTTCCTGAGCGATCTCTCCTATCCATACGTACTTGTTGATGTGAGGCAAGTATACTTCATTGAGGGCAATGTCAACGCTAGCAATCTGGTTAAGTACATCATCAATGGTTTTAAGGGGTTCATGGGAATGGGTGAGAGACTTTGGGAGAGCTTTAGGGATGCGTTGAGGGGTATAGGCTGGGTTAGGGTTGGCGCAGGTGGTGTTGAGGTTAAGTTATCCAGGAAGTCAAGGGTAAACTTAATTGAATTACTTAATGTAATTGATGGGTGGTGTGAGCGTAATTCCACGAGGTTCATACTAGTGTTTGATGAGGCTCAATACATGAGGTTTTCGAACGTTAAATATGATGGCGTATTGGCATGGGCTTATGATAACCTGGGCAACATCACATTCATAGTGACTGGGAGTGAAGTTGGTGTTTTGAGGGATTTCCTGAGGATTGACGATCCACAGGCGCCCCTCTATGGTAGGTATATCAAGGAGATATACGTTGATAGGTTTAGTAAGGATGCCGGTCTCGATTTCCTTAGAAGGGGCTTCGCTGAATTAGGTATTGAGGTTAGTGAGGGTGAGTTGGAGGAGGTTTATGAGCGGTTGGATGGTATTGTCGGTTGGTTAACGCTGTATGGTTACTTAAGGGGCGTTGAGGGGTTGAGCCATAGAGAGGCTTTGGATAGGGTATTCAGTGATGGCGTTAAGCTTGTGCTTAGTGAACTTGATGAGGTTATTAGGCCTTCGAGGGCCAGGTACTTAGCCATACTTAATGCGGTGGCTCATGGGTTAAATACGTGGAGTGAGATTAGGAGGTACGTTGAGGTTAAAACCGGCGAGATCTCCGACACGGTGTTCAATAGGCTTATGAGGAATCTCGTTAAGTATGGTTATTTAAGCAGGGTAGGCGATAATTACGTCATACCCGACCCAGTCGTTGCCAAGGCCGTCGTAGAGGCTGGCATTGGTTGA
- a CDS encoding AAA family ATPase, with amino-acid sequence MLFDERPKVSRGDLYDRDEELNDILKNINGPMVVVTGIRRIGKTSVINVTLNEADIPYVLIDCRSLRDNYGRSDLYRLISNALSSSLDKLIDVLRRIRGISIMGNAVEIRWRGREQVSLAELFDRLNERRVVVVFDEAQRLRGPLSSEVLNALAHAYDFDRNVTFILSGSEVGLLYEFMGVEDPNSPLFGRYFHEVRIGRFTRDESVDFLRRGFKELGVEVSTDVIETIADVFDGIPGWLVYAANAYIRGVRDLSMIREATIREVLNELERLIRAKASYSTVNARRTALVLRCIASGGNTWSKVVKCVEDSEGKTVSPTSLNNVIKTLERLSIIENYEFLDPMYREAAMRLGIPNY; translated from the coding sequence ATGCTATTTGATGAGAGACCAAAGGTGAGTAGGGGTGACTTGTATGATAGGGATGAGGAGCTGAATGATATACTGAAAAACATTAATGGACCTATGGTTGTGGTTACCGGCATTAGGCGTATTGGTAAGACTTCCGTAATTAACGTGACGTTGAATGAGGCCGACATACCCTATGTATTAATTGATTGTAGGTCGTTGAGGGATAATTATGGTAGGTCTGACCTATATCGATTAATATCCAATGCCCTATCATCAAGCCTTGACAAGCTAATCGATGTTTTAAGGAGGATCAGGGGCATCTCGATCATGGGCAACGCAGTCGAGATTAGGTGGAGGGGTAGGGAGCAGGTTAGTCTGGCGGAGCTTTTTGATAGGCTTAATGAGAGGAGGGTTGTGGTGGTGTTTGATGAGGCGCAGAGGCTGAGGGGTCCGTTGTCAAGCGAGGTTCTTAACGCCCTAGCTCATGCGTATGACTTCGATAGGAATGTAACATTCATACTCAGCGGCTCTGAGGTTGGGTTGCTCTATGAATTCATGGGCGTTGAAGATCCAAATTCACCATTGTTCGGCAGGTACTTCCATGAGGTGAGGATTGGTAGGTTCACTCGTGATGAGTCCGTCGACTTCCTGAGGAGGGGATTTAAGGAGTTGGGTGTCGAGGTTTCCACAGACGTTATTGAGACCATCGCGGATGTGTTTGACGGCATACCTGGTTGGCTTGTTTATGCTGCCAATGCCTACATTAGAGGTGTTAGGGATTTATCGATGATTAGGGAGGCCACAATTAGGGAGGTGCTGAATGAGCTTGAGAGGCTCATAAGGGCTAAGGCTAGTTACTCAACCGTTAATGCCAGGAGGACGGCGCTGGTGCTTAGGTGCATCGCCAGTGGTGGTAATACGTGGTCCAAGGTGGTCAAATGCGTGGAGGATTCAGAGGGTAAGACAGTATCACCGACATCGTTGAATAATGTGATAAAGACCCTGGAGAGGCTGAGTATCATTGAGAATTACGAATTTCTAGACCCAATGTATAGGGAGGCGGCCATGAGACTGGGCATTCCCAATTACTGA
- a CDS encoding aspartyl protease family protein has product MGHVFVSIRFRGRDEFVMERVLVDTGASFTVMPLELAKEHFIETPFEVEVRLGDGRTVRAKVFIAEAEIEGRRGPIRILAFSGAMPVIGVDTLETLGLRVDPVTGRIEKTEYYMLFVTATAQSLS; this is encoded by the coding sequence ATGGGTCACGTCTTTGTTAGTATTCGCTTTAGGGGGAGGGATGAGTTCGTCATGGAGAGGGTACTCGTGGATACCGGCGCCTCCTTCACCGTAATGCCCCTGGAATTGGCCAAGGAGCACTTCATAGAGACTCCATTTGAGGTTGAGGTTAGGCTGGGTGATGGCAGGACGGTGAGGGCTAAGGTATTCATTGCCGAGGCCGAGATTGAGGGTAGGAGGGGCCCAATCAGGATATTAGCGTTTAGTGGTGCAATGCCGGTGATTGGTGTTGATACGCTGGAGACCCTAGGGCTTAGGGTTGACCCGGTGACTGGTAGGATTGAGAAGACCGAGTATTACATGCTATTCGTAACAGCCACCGCGCAATCATTGTCATAA
- a CDS encoding PIN domain-containing protein: MSIGVRPRILLDTTYLLPIVGINVKGIDEVLIVLSRMRRRFKAEFYYTQYNIIEILGKLSRLNYDEDTVMRGLKVINDEFILTEPTIDGYVKALRLKRKGFNDLIDLLLYATAVTRNLKLLTRDKNLIQFLTHEGEPVNNILPEEDLLGNA, translated from the coding sequence ATGAGTATTGGAGTGAGGCCTCGGATACTTCTTGATACAACTTATCTCCTACCCATCGTGGGTATTAACGTTAAGGGTATAGATGAGGTACTAATCGTACTATCAAGGATGAGAAGGAGGTTTAAGGCTGAGTTCTATTACACACAATACAATATTATTGAAATCCTGGGCAAGCTTTCTAGGCTTAATTATGATGAGGATACCGTAATGAGGGGGTTAAAAGTCATAAATGATGAGTTCATACTTACCGAACCAACAATTGATGGGTACGTTAAAGCCCTTAGACTTAAACGTAAGGGCTTTAATGACCTAATAGACCTACTTCTATACGCAACAGCCGTTACTAGAAACCTAAAGTTATTAACTAGGGATAAAAACCTCATACAATTCCTAACACATGAGGGTGAGCCAGTAAATAACATACTTCCTGAGGAGGACCTCTTAGGTAATGCCTAG
- a CDS encoding AbrB/MazE/SpoVT family DNA-binding domain-containing protein, whose amino-acid sequence MLEVRVRVSKKNTIYIPKAISEAVGISEGDYVVLRVDGNKIIIERVEDPFEYALKVKKFAEVTFEEFERESEEMQNEYWSEASDTS is encoded by the coding sequence ATGTTGGAGGTTAGGGTCAGGGTTTCTAAAAAGAATACTATTTACATACCTAAGGCGATTTCTGAGGCTGTGGGCATTTCTGAGGGTGATTATGTTGTTTTGAGGGTTGATGGTAATAAGATAATTATCGAGCGTGTTGAGGACCCGTTTGAATATGCTTTGAAAGTTAAAAAGTTCGCTGAGGTAACCTTTGAGGAGTTTGAGAGGGAATCTGAGGAGATGCAGAATGAGTATTGGAGTGAGGCCTCGGATACTTCTTGA
- a CDS encoding PaREP1 family protein, whose amino-acid sequence MEVGYLDYKRDPVAYVYAKVLDGLVEAGLALEMLGRDLIQNASAKAFMSAKSIVSALVVKNFAKIIEGVDERRRAWYENVGYSAPATGLIGISKDLKKLGIDVEAVVKTALLLHRFSYNGFDPNLVDYRDTDEVKDDIIEVVSWALTIKELFRDIWDERLEQEERELMKLLERFRA is encoded by the coding sequence GTGGAGGTTGGTTACTTAGATTATAAGAGGGATCCCGTGGCGTATGTGTACGCCAAGGTCCTTGATGGCTTGGTTGAGGCTGGGTTGGCATTGGAGATGCTGGGCAGGGACCTTATCCAAAACGCCTCGGCTAAGGCATTCATGAGTGCTAAGTCCATAGTCAGCGCGTTGGTTGTTAAGAATTTTGCCAAAATCATTGAAGGGGTGGATGAGAGGAGGAGGGCTTGGTATGAGAACGTGGGTTACTCAGCACCAGCCACTGGGTTAATAGGTATTTCTAAGGACTTAAAGAAACTGGGTATAGACGTGGAGGCCGTAGTAAAGACGGCGCTGTTACTTCATAGGTTCTCCTATAATGGCTTCGACCCAAACCTAGTCGATTATAGGGACACTGACGAGGTTAAGGACGACATTATTGAGGTTGTTAGTTGGGCCTTAACAATTAAGGAGTTATTCAGGGACATTTGGGATGAGAGGTTGGAGCAGGAGGAACGTGAGTTGATGAAGTTGCTTGAAAGATTCAGAGCTTAA
- the mntA gene encoding type VII toxin-antitoxin system MntA family adenylyltransferase antitoxin, with protein MEVRALISRVYEELSDLSRLVEINDAFREYALRWLLYAVHQDLLDAIAMIVAELGLRKPPSYAGLADVLHERGLIGDDVKELIRQVAINRNMLAHAYRSFSRNELLELRSWVLKNVPSIANQLLRLVEENNVDPETPSEALVRVFTKYGVLLAFLFGSRARGDAREDSDYDIAVLMRDQSNYEKMVSLIRDLAKALGVPVDKVDLVDLSKAPNELIYVVLRDGVLIYSADPVLARRLIAHMYVRVLGESDLDHVYYSVFRDRISKKHY; from the coding sequence ATGGAGGTTAGGGCGCTGATTTCCAGAGTTTATGAGGAGTTAAGCGACTTGAGTAGATTAGTGGAGATTAATGATGCGTTTCGGGAGTATGCCCTTAGGTGGTTGCTCTATGCCGTACACCAGGATCTACTTGATGCGATTGCTATGATTGTTGCTGAGCTCGGTCTTAGGAAACCTCCCAGTTATGCTGGGTTGGCCGACGTGCTTCATGAGCGTGGATTAATAGGTGATGATGTAAAGGAGTTGATTAGACAAGTGGCAATTAATAGGAATATGCTTGCCCATGCCTATAGGTCCTTCAGTAGGAATGAACTGTTGGAGTTGAGGTCCTGGGTCCTTAAGAACGTGCCCAGCATAGCTAACCAGTTGTTAAGGTTGGTAGAAGAGAATAACGTGGATCCAGAGACACCCAGCGAGGCGCTTGTCAGGGTTTTCACGAAGTATGGCGTATTGTTGGCGTTCCTCTTCGGTAGTCGCGCCAGGGGTGATGCTAGGGAGGATAGTGATTATGATATTGCCGTACTCATGAGGGATCAATCCAATTATGAGAAAATGGTTAGTTTAATTAGAGATTTGGCGAAGGCACTCGGTGTGCCAGTGGATAAGGTTGACTTGGTTGACTTGAGTAAGGCGCCCAATGAGTTGATATACGTGGTACTGAGGGATGGCGTGCTCATTTATTCAGCTGACCCAGTACTTGCGCGGAGGTTGATTGCTCACATGTACGTTAGGGTACTCGGTGAGTCTGACCTGGATCACGTGTATTACAGCGTGTTTAGGGATAGAATTTCTAAAAAGCATTATTAA
- a CDS encoding AbrB/MazE/SpoVT family DNA-binding domain-containing protein yields the protein MSKGLPINNLPYRTRAYINNQVLIPANLVRALGIERARYADIVISFNGLVIELRNVLLLRTKHTSSRQFTIPREIRELYGIRPMDQIEVIQIRPRYVKEFETELTRPV from the coding sequence ATGAGTAAAGGGCTACCCATTAATAATCTTCCTTACAGGACCAGGGCTTACATTAATAACCAAGTCCTCATCCCAGCTAACTTAGTTAGGGCCCTTGGCATTGAGAGGGCCAGGTATGCTGACATAGTGATTTCATTCAATGGATTAGTTATTGAGTTGAGGAATGTATTGTTGCTTAGGACTAAGCATACGTCCAGTAGGCAGTTCACGATTCCTAGGGAGATCAGGGAGCTATACGGGATTAGACCCATGGATCAAATCGAGGTAATCCAAATAAGGCCGAGGTATGTAAAGGAATTTGAGACTGAACTTACTAGGCCGGTATAG
- a CDS encoding type II secretion system F family protein, with translation MINPLTAYRRWVNNYVNRLYSLSGYDFDRDFAAAVIMYTPIIAAALVVAYALTPMSAVRSVMLLMVIVLLIDYLSVLVYINAKVYIRSSHFERYLINTLMIMIPLIASGVTLEELISTLATIERDPYIAREFRLILRDAREGGMDILTALRASISRVPSRTYGEIFGLIAETYLISANLADVLMLKLEYLVRNKYNRLRSATQVLGLFMEIYLVVALLLPILLVLIVITLSPLGPIYLGPIVLSPTLALIITTLIYSPVMGYVMYILIDSTISSIE, from the coding sequence TTGATAAACCCATTGACGGCCTATAGGCGTTGGGTGAATAATTACGTAAATAGACTTTACTCACTCAGCGGTTACGACTTCGATAGGGACTTCGCGGCCGCGGTGATCATGTACACACCAATAATCGCTGCTGCATTGGTGGTGGCTTACGCACTCACGCCAATGAGTGCAGTAAGGAGTGTGATGCTCCTTATGGTTATTGTGCTACTCATTGATTACTTATCGGTGCTAGTTTACATTAATGCTAAGGTCTATATAAGGTCAAGCCACTTCGAGAGGTACTTAATAAATACGCTCATGATCATGATACCACTGATAGCCAGTGGGGTTACCCTTGAGGAGTTGATTAGTACCCTAGCCACCATCGAGAGGGACCCATACATAGCCAGGGAGTTTAGGCTAATACTTAGGGATGCCAGGGAAGGCGGTATGGACATACTGACGGCGCTAAGGGCTAGCATCAGCAGGGTCCCGTCAAGGACCTATGGCGAAATCTTCGGCCTTATAGCCGAGACATACCTAATCAGTGCAAACCTGGCCGACGTACTAATGCTCAAGCTTGAGTACCTAGTTAGGAACAAGTACAATAGACTGAGGAGTGCGACCCAAGTACTTGGTCTGTTCATGGAAATCTACTTAGTCGTTGCATTACTCCTACCGATACTCCTCGTGCTCATTGTGATCACCCTATCACCACTAGGACCCATATACCTAGGGCCAATAGTCCTGAGCCCAACACTGGCCTTAATAATAACCACACTCATATATTCACCGGTTATGGGCTACGTCATGTACATACTCATTGACTCCACAATATCCTCAATAGAATAG
- a CDS encoding type II/IV secretion system ATPase subunit — protein sequence MDIKGVELIDEYEIVKGLIGVLIIRDKNTGLYLYNIVEPVLSNNAAKVLARARELLRVGSALPNNDDLDHYFKSLVNEVMGRLRIKLNDDELRSVMYYLMRDTVGYGKVDPLIKDDYIEDININGPNKPVYVWHSRYEHLRTNITLSSDELSSLVVKISQRVGKNVSSAYPILEGLLPEGLRVELGLRDVSPHGPVITIRKFKANPITIIDLITDGVIKAEALATLWFMLENGISMIIIGPTGAGKTTLLNALLFLIRPEARIVTIEDTREINIPHEQWIPLVVREAETPNVQNITAYDLVKVSMRIRPDYLVVGELRGEEAYVFFQGLASGHTGLATIHASSLNAAVRRLLSKPMSVPPALIPLANVFILINRVRIGGRIARRVTDISELLDVTRSGLRVNNLFRWSKDRDELVRLSDSALIADLVRMGRVSQEEVDRELRRRAEIMTAMAKYGFRSPDAVFRVTRNYYVDPERTYRAVIGGELP from the coding sequence GTGGATATTAAGGGTGTGGAGTTGATCGATGAGTACGAAATAGTTAAGGGATTGATTGGCGTACTCATTATTAGGGATAAGAACACAGGCCTCTACCTATACAACATCGTTGAGCCTGTACTCAGCAATAACGCTGCCAAGGTGCTCGCGAGGGCCAGGGAATTACTTAGGGTGGGTAGTGCGTTGCCTAATAATGATGATCTTGATCATTACTTTAAATCGCTCGTTAATGAGGTAATGGGTAGGTTGAGGATTAAGTTGAATGATGATGAGTTGAGGAGTGTCATGTATTACCTGATGCGGGATACCGTAGGTTATGGCAAGGTTGACCCACTGATTAAGGATGATTACATCGAGGATATAAACATTAATGGGCCCAACAAGCCTGTCTATGTGTGGCATAGTAGGTATGAGCACTTGAGGACTAATATCACCCTGAGTAGTGATGAGTTGAGTAGTCTCGTTGTGAAGATTAGTCAGAGGGTTGGTAAGAACGTTAGTTCTGCATACCCAATACTTGAGGGCTTACTGCCTGAGGGTCTTAGGGTTGAGCTTGGGCTTAGGGATGTCTCGCCCCATGGCCCCGTAATAACCATTAGGAAGTTTAAGGCTAATCCCATAACCATCATTGACTTAATAACCGACGGTGTTATTAAGGCTGAGGCATTAGCGACCTTATGGTTTATGCTCGAGAATGGCATTAGCATGATAATCATTGGGCCAACCGGCGCGGGGAAAACCACATTACTAAACGCACTGCTATTTTTAATCAGGCCTGAAGCTAGAATCGTGACTATTGAGGATACCAGGGAGATAAACATACCCCATGAGCAGTGGATTCCATTGGTTGTTAGGGAGGCCGAAACACCCAATGTGCAGAATATTACGGCTTATGATTTAGTTAAGGTATCCATGAGGATTAGGCCTGATTACTTGGTTGTTGGTGAGTTAAGGGGTGAGGAGGCTTATGTCTTCTTTCAGGGGTTGGCCAGTGGGCACACAGGCCTTGCCACGATACATGCCAGCTCACTAAACGCGGCCGTGAGGAGGCTGTTGTCCAAGCCCATGAGTGTTCCTCCAGCCTTAATACCCCTGGCTAACGTGTTCATACTAATTAATAGGGTGAGGATTGGTGGTAGGATTGCTAGGCGTGTCACGGACATTAGCGAGTTATTGGATGTGACGAGGAGTGGCTTAAGGGTTAATAACCTGTTTAGGTGGAGTAAGGATAGGGATGAGCTTGTCAGGTTGAGCGATAGCGCCTTAATTGCAGATCTCGTAAGGATGGGCAGGGTGTCTCAGGAGGAGGTTGATAGGGAGCTTAGGAGGAGGGCTGAGATCATGACCGCCATGGCCAAGTACGGGTTTAGGTCGCCCGATGCCGTGTTTAGGGTCACTAGGAATTACTACGTTGATCCAGAGAGGACCTATAGGGCCGTGATAGGTGGTGAATTGCCTTGA